From the genome of Mycetocola spongiae, one region includes:
- a CDS encoding DUF5719 family protein has protein sequence MPSSKSVAVISGRILAGVAGVGIAGLLALTLGRVDLPEVRAQAPSVEINPLAADQSRVCAGPLLQPASVGGSAAAFGTPAVAVTGDTDPALTALTTPDNSTPEFGAPGAYSLPATGSTVPLLAAAQSQAAGLPDLSGFAASACAEPGADGWLVAGSTAVGRTSLVLLSNPGKADATVTLDIIGEAGAVDAPGAGGIIVRAGEQKVVSLASLAPNVEKPIVHVQTAGGHVFASLQHSSVRGLTPSGVEVAGFSAPPALEQNIVGVTIPGEPAPLESDDHYDDRATALRLLVPGTEPANLTISFVNEGEGDTPLPLTAEGVEPGIVHEIFLANLPGGSFDVKITSDQPTVSSVRVTDTSGADFAWFPSSLPVGPTARLAVAEGANPVLHLANLGTSNTDVRLESEGRDTVIVSVPAGGAATTAVAPGAGYHLSGTADIAASVSYTGEGIFSAFAVQPANPGASTVTVYPR, from the coding sequence ATGCCCAGTTCCAAGAGTGTCGCCGTAATCTCCGGACGCATCCTCGCGGGTGTGGCCGGGGTGGGCATCGCCGGCCTGCTGGCCCTGACCCTCGGTCGCGTGGACCTCCCCGAGGTGCGCGCCCAGGCGCCGAGCGTGGAGATTAACCCGCTGGCCGCCGATCAGAGCCGGGTATGCGCGGGCCCGCTCCTGCAGCCCGCCTCCGTGGGGGGATCCGCCGCGGCCTTTGGCACCCCGGCCGTGGCCGTGACCGGCGATACCGATCCCGCGCTGACCGCCCTGACCACCCCGGATAACTCCACACCCGAGTTTGGTGCCCCCGGCGCCTATTCGCTGCCCGCAACCGGCTCCACCGTGCCGCTGCTGGCCGCCGCGCAGTCCCAGGCCGCGGGCCTGCCCGATCTCTCGGGCTTTGCCGCGAGCGCGTGCGCCGAGCCCGGGGCCGATGGTTGGCTCGTGGCCGGAAGCACCGCCGTGGGCCGCACCTCCCTGGTCCTGCTGAGCAATCCCGGGAAGGCCGATGCCACCGTGACGCTGGATATCATCGGCGAGGCCGGCGCCGTGGACGCACCGGGCGCCGGCGGCATCATCGTGCGCGCGGGGGAGCAGAAGGTGGTCTCGCTCGCGAGCCTCGCGCCGAATGTGGAAAAGCCCATCGTGCACGTGCAGACCGCGGGCGGCCACGTATTTGCCTCGCTCCAGCACTCCTCGGTGCGCGGGCTGACCCCCTCCGGGGTGGAGGTGGCCGGATTCTCCGCGCCCCCCGCACTGGAACAGAACATCGTGGGTGTGACCATCCCGGGCGAGCCCGCCCCGCTGGAATCCGATGACCACTATGACGACCGCGCGACCGCGCTGCGCCTGCTGGTGCCCGGCACCGAGCCCGCCAACCTCACCATTTCCTTTGTGAACGAGGGCGAGGGGGATACCCCGCTGCCACTCACCGCCGAGGGTGTTGAGCCCGGAATTGTGCACGAGATCTTCCTGGCCAATCTGCCCGGCGGAAGCTTCGACGTGAAGATCACCAGCGATCAGCCCACGGTATCCAGCGTGCGCGTGACCGATACCTCGGGGGCCGATTTTGCCTGGTTCCCGTCCTCGCTGCCCGTGGGACCCACCGCACGCCTGGCCGTGGCCGAGGGGGCGAACCCGGTGCTGCACCTGGCCAACCTCGGCACCTCCAATACCGATGTGCGCCTGGAATCCGAGGGCCGCGATACCGTGATCGTCTCGGTGCCCGCGGGTGGTGCCGCCACCACCGCGGTGGCCCCCGGCGCCGGCTATCACCTGTCCGGAACCGCCGATATCGCTGCCTCCGTGAGCTATACCGGCGAGGGCATCTTCTCGGCCTTTGCCGTGCAGCCCGCGAATCCGGGGGCAAGCACCGTGACGGTCTATCCGCGCTAG